The DNA sequence ttgagaggatatataaaacagctAGAATTTGTATactggcctgttatatcctgtttgttgcataacaacggtccaagtcgaactaccaacgagagttctgcttgacaacggtaaaataatatgcccaaacggccgcggaagaatatttcaatttcaggtgattaagtcgataaaaatcaatacatagcctactaaagtaaccatatagtcattgttggtaacccgttgtataagtggaatacacccctctgggctgtcccgttatttgaaaataatgtacttcggtcACGGTTGTATGGAGTTAAgctacagaagaaatcatacgacAGATGGACTGACGACGACGtagctttttcatacgtcagcggactaatttgcctaatctttgcgGGTCTTTCGACCACGGTGGAAAatcagacaacaatgggctgaaggaactttttagttccttgaaaagtagttcctgggattaaaagttctgggtactttgggtggaaacgcggcaTAACCGTGCCGAAAATATCGTGCTGGGCACGGTTTGTAAGCGTTCTGCGCCAAACCATTTCCAagtggaaacaccattggaaccgttcctctccgtgctcagaaccgttcggccctGCGGTGGAAAAGggaatggcgggcgcggccatgttgtcgatttggagccataACCATAGAGTTAAGTGGTTCTGtaatttttacaatgtgattgacagtccggtgcggaaaagcccatcaacctgaacgaacaaTTGCAGAACTAACTCGAGGCAAGCTGattgtctgccgttatgttttaaaatatattatcaaatgattacggagtttaatttccgtCCGTgatactgtgtcatgtaatcacattatatgtatgacattaataataaagttatgttcagttatcttcaatttatgtttctcagcaaaacgaatatgcttaactagcatatcagcttgccagtgagctaggtaggctatccgtggttagcttacgcattagcaatatgaaccacaggggaagaacatcgactacactgtgatggtcaatcaatcagagagcAAGTTATCaccgtaggttttcgccacagtcagttaatgagccagtaactgctactccaTCGCTGTTTGtagtgttcacttgctgggtgacgctagctgaccgatcgttcgcaagtcacttaaacaaataaaaattaacactgtcagcggtgatgaacaaatctaccaagtattttaataactgatctgcaagCGTGTAAATATGGCAACGCACTTtgtagagcaagttttccacctggtgcatgaagacaaaaataatgtacattgaatttataattttttttttctttcttgtagatcatcaaaaccaatggagaaaagccaatatatgcaaggagcccccaggaccgattctgagaaccactggcttaaatgctcttgacggtctcttaaatgctaaaaacatgttccgttctaaatgccagtcttacgatggttaatttcgttaaattctgtgcgtgtgatttcatcgtgtgttgtatgttatccagcaaataaaccttaagactcttaattcgcttcgtgaaactgaacattttgcagtgTTCATCCCAAAACCGGGATTATAGTAGTTTTGTCACATCCGTGAAGCACGgtccaggtagacatttacgaaatgtacacgactgacaagcggtcaaacacgtttgacagattgagtatttgccggttagggttagctagctagtcaaatggcttggtagccaaAGTTgtgaactgttttagcataggctactggactaccaaatatagcaagctgattatgCTTTCTGTCAACTAATTATTTGTTAAAGTAcactaaaggaaatagtaaaatgGCTACCGagaaaacttcagaggaggattattttatggtcgtctagtgcagctgtaaatagcacacgccataatgaaatcactaggAAATGGGATGCTGCATTTTCTGATTTCGCACAGCTGGACTGTGGACGATGAGTCGGAGCCGCGatgtcaaggccaagaagcgccacctcgcaccccagtgaccatagactgtagcccctactgcaGCGTAGTCCTCTGCAcaaatcaggaagtgacgcaaactgtacctcattggtccacaacaaatattataagtgtccaaatgacacaataaatcatgaaatcgacccatggacaggcataagacgaataaaatacacatattgtgactatatgttcttgtgagaaaaaattattgactttgtattttgaccgcatttgtaccgtagacttacatggaaaccggatatgaaaacacctatactggagcccaACCGCAGTGCTGATGTGGGTCTGCCATGgtaaaactacaatgttccgaagatggactactaaaagcccatcttagatacttcgccCCATGTGTTCTTACCATGTcacttcattaccaaggttggaatttaaataaaaaaggaatataggctaccagtcacaaaagtgaaatgaaatggttgtcacattgagaatgttcacactcaccctcctgtccactcatatttatcaacatgaatcccaattagtacgattgtatgaaaataattcattaaatttaatgcaagataggcataacatgttaggcctacacatttactactgtacatatcatcattcataagtttcaaacatatttaattaaaaacataatctggctaaaaacgtctcatatccctttttcttgaaagacacacttctgtgttatggttaatatgctgattatgatctgattataagcctatgcatataatagcttaagaaccaccacacaactcagtcatgttgatcgtttgttttcgtgaacggccAAATGGTGcttcgctttaaatgttgctgccgtaaggaattgtgggatggcattatctcctttcctttcgcAAAAGACAATCCAGTGTGCCCTATGCAAAAAGAGATAAGATAGGAAGCACTGAAccacctttccttagcatttagagaattcgaacagctcttatcatggccaccacttagatacttctgggtcatttcactcagttaggaacctttctaagcaaaaaagactatgtatgtctatttattttaccaagacaaaaatactttttcacatgccatatttaatttcaaaatataaagacaaatTTTGCCTATTGTGAAACACACAATGGAAATGGGAATGAGGCACAAAAACAcgaatgcaattttttttttaaaaaggagcaaCAAAATTGGTAATTGACGATATTTGAAAAAATCATATgcttttctaaaaaaacaaaaaaacaaaaattcgtTCAGAAAGCCAAGCATATGTAGGGATTAAAACTGGTGACCTCCAGGATGTCATGATGTGGGGTCAACCCGCAGCACCACGGAGCATTCTTGATCGGACCTACCGAATTCACGAACTCAAACTGTTGTATTGCCAAGGCTCCAAGCAACGTAAACATTTcttaagaaaaatatgaataataaaggTAATGAATTATAACTATTAACAAATATCTAACAATTGTGATGTCGTACACCTTAGTCTTCCTGCCTATTCACACTGTCTGAAATACCTACTTTTATCATCTCATCCGAGACCGTTTGTCAGATTCTTCTGAAATTCAGTGTGAAACATCTACAGACCATGCTTCCCGAAAGTTATCAAAGAAAGTTGGATACATCAAACCGTTTATTTTCTCAGATTAAATTTTGCCATGAGGCAATTAATTTTAAGAATTCCTGACATACAGGCTAAAATGTAAACGTCCTTGCTGTAGCGCCACCTTTTGGCCTTTGTATATTGGAAACGGACTGACGTATCGAAATTTCATTAACAATATGGCAGCGACGTTGACGTACGGTCCAGCGGCCACTGCGGCGtctacatatatatgtgtatggcTAAAACCCTTGGAACAAAACTGTTCTGCACAGCTTTTTTGGTGAGTTGCCACCCTGTAATTTAAGAGACTTGGTCAGGTAGTAGGCAATTGAAGCCTTCCAATGGCCTTGTAGTCCAACCACCATAAAAACAAGAGCCTCAGTGGCAACATCCGTCTCATTCATTCCATCCCCCATGTCCACAAATCCAGACATTTTCTGGGTATGAGGACTGTACTGGACATGTTTTTTGATAGCCATGTGATCCAACATGAGTCACACATCCACATTTAGCAGGGTCGTCCTCTCGTCTTCTTTTAAACATGTCCAACATCATCATGTTGAGGCCAGGCTTGGCATCCACAGAACTGTAAAATGGAAAAGTAGctatttattgtatttgaaccagtatttttttaaagtgcaatcAAATGACATGAAGAATACCTTCTGCAATGTATGTGGATGTGGGAGGTTAAGATGGAGAGACTCTCTCAAATAGCTATACGCTTTTGGACCATGTAGGTGGAGAGTGAGGGCAAACTCCCTCTGGTCTTTTGTGTACTTGTGGTCCGGTTTTGACAGGAGCTCTATGGAAGAAACTCTGAAATTCAGTTAGCACAGACTAATTAGTAAGTGCCCTTGAAATAATAACTAGGAAGCCTAACAAAGATGGGAAAGTGTAAACATAAGATACACATAAAGttcaaagttttattttcattttaccttAGTTGAAATCGAGCCTTTCTTTCAGCTCTTCATTTATGAGATTCTTCCCCCTCAGATCCTCCAGAAGATCATGCATTGTGTTCTTTGCCCTCCGTTCTCGGTCCTTTGCGTTCCTCATCTCTCGCTCCAGACTCTACACCCTAGCCGAGGCTTCACCGAGTCTGGCCTTTTGACCAgtgacaggtgcaggcaatgcATAGTAGTGGTCCTAGTAGAAAGAAGGATGGAAATGTTTTGAGTAATGTTTATATCACATCCCTCAGTCACAGCTGTTTGGTGCATAGCTAGTACAATGTACTATCAACTGGCCTGCATTCTTAATCTCATCACCCCTCAATCCCACTGCCAGCACCgtgggtttgagtgtgtgtgtgtgtgtgtgaagcataTTCAACAACAGCATGTTtcaatgtgtgcttgtgcatacgtgagtgtgtctgaaaagagtggcagagagagagagagcatagcTAGTACAAATACTCACATTAGGCAGAGGTTCAGTCTCTTGGAAATGAAGAGAACAGTCTGCTGATAGGCTCTCTTCAGCCTTCCTTGAGGCTTGCGTTGTCCTGGTTGCCACTGGCTaaagtggaagaaaaaaaatacttaaaaacaaCTTGAACTGGTTTAAGTATCTCACAGTGTaatacatacacaatacatCATTTATTCCTAAACATtcagagcaaacaaacaaaaaaaaaccccaaaaaaacattttcagcagtGTGACATTGACTAGCTATCAAATGCTTATAGCCTTGTGATACACCTACTCTTTTGAGATGAGTCGGGAAACTGAAGACAGATGGTTTAGTTCCATCTGTAATCCTGACAGGATGatctgtcctgtcctgtcaaAGTCCTCCGGCTTGAAGTGCTCACTGCAGAGCAGGGACGACTCACTGGCGGAAAAGCCTTCCCTTCTTACAACTACTTCCCACTGCCTCCTCAACTCTTTCTCTTTGGGAAACCTTCAGTCTGAGAAaagttagctagccaactacCTGCAATCAGATTCATAGCATGTCTGTCGCTCAGCCGAAACGAGAAGCTTGTCATAAAAAGTCGATTTGGAGAAAAACGCCAGTATAGATGAAAATCTCGATTATGGGCAATTTAGTTTACATGATTTCTTATAAGTCTCAGCTttcatagctagctagcgttatcgctaacgttagctattaAGTCTGACTCTGGTGGCCAACTAGTTATTAGTAAAAGCATAGCTCTTTTTGCGGTAATCTAGAAAATACATCACTCTAACACATTAATGACATAACATTACCGGTAACGTTATCTATGTAGTACTAACCTAGCTAACGCTGTCATAACATTTTTCCCGacctgtccaaaatgtaaaaaagtcaggcagttttcacggtcgggaaaattTTACGTTACCGCACAGTTAAAATGGGTTTTGAGCGGGAGAGAAAATGCAGGAGAACAAGACACTGACTTCAAGATAGTCTACCTTGCTGGATTAAGTGAATTATCCAAACAGCTAatgttagtttttaaaaattgttggtcattttagctagctaactagttaaTGTTAGTGCTATagaaactaaaaataaaccGAGCTGTTAAAATAAAGTGAGCCATTGAGAGCTAGGTAGCTAACCTAACTCTACATtatatatctagctagctaacatgctCGGTAAAgacagttagctaacgttatccaAACagccagctttttaaaaaatcgttGGTAATTTTAGCTATAGTAGTAGGTGGCATTGTCCTACTCCAGGTTCCTGCAAATGCGGTCCTGAAACTGCAGCCTCCGCTACTGCAGGAACATGCTACTCAACTAGTTAGCTCTCAACATAATGTTATAATGATGGCCAAATACAATTGTTCAGTCTTACCTGTGAAAGGTAATTCCCCGAGATCTGGTCTGGATTGTGCGACAGATTGTACAGCCCCAAGCTTCGAGTCAggcatcttttttcttttcttttcctttcctttcctttcccttccctcttccttcttcttcttcttcttcttcatcatcatcatcatcatcatcatcatcatcatcatcatcatcatcatcatcatcatcatcatcatcatcatcatcatcatcatcatcatcatcatcatcatcatcatcttcttcttcttcttcttcttcttcttcttcttcttcttcttcttcttcttcttcttcttcttcttcttcttcttcttcttcttcttcttcttcttcttcttcatttaaTGGCGGATCGTAATAAAACATGTATAGGTGCataccgccacctactgtaCCGGAGTGTGTAACATCAGGGCTTTACATcagattacatttaaaaaaacaaaactatattttacGATATAATCCTGTGcctttaaggaaaataaagagagcCTTTCAGCACtcccacattttctctcccgTCCCTAGAATACCTTCTAAATACCATCCCCGTTCTAGCTCATATATCTTATCACGTAAAGTGCTCCTCTCTGAATTATATTTAGTATATCTCATTATGACATGCTCAACATTTTCGGGAACATtacaaatatcacatttatcTGAAATACACTTTGTCATTAAATAAAGAGTTGAATTTAATCCAGTATGTCCAAATATTAACCttgaaaaaaacacttcctcTCTTCTGCACTTCCCTTTGAAAGCCTTCATGTTAATGGATTTCTGTATACTGTAATAGTGTCTCCCTTTGATATCTATGTCCCACTTCTTCTGCCACGAATCACTCACTGCCTTTCTTATTAATGATTTGGCCTCACCTTTTCCAAAGGGaactttcattatttaatttcaacactCTCTTTGCAGTCTCATCTGGTTTCTCATTACCCTCCACACCAACATGAGCAGGAACCCAACAAAATTGTACATCAATTCCAACTCTTTGTATTCTTAGCATTATCGTAAATATTTCCACCAATAAATAATCTcttattgtttcttttgaatTCAAACTATTAAGAGCTGCAGTAGAGTCTGAACAAACGACAACTCTCTCAGGCCATACCTCTTCTACCCATTGTAATCCTAAGATTATTGCAACTATTTCTGCTGTAAATACAGATAATCTATCATTAATTCTTTCGCATGTGACTACATCAAACTCAGGTATCCACTCCCTGGATCTTTAGATCCATCAGTAAATATTGGCATACAGTTATAACAATTCCTCTTCACATAATCTTGAACCAAATATCCAATGTTATCCACTTCCCTTTCAATCCATTCTCTCTTCTGCTCCACGAGTTGCAAGTCCACATTGGGCACTGGTAATATCCATGGAGGAACATTACCCCACACAATATTTGGCCCATATTCTAATATATTTAAGCCATATTCTTTTGCTGTTGTATTAATATTCCAACCAAATCCTTTACCTTTAAATTGTGAATATTCCCAACAATCACACAGCACCTTTGTTGTAGGTTGTTAATCTTCAGATCCCTTTAACTTAACCCAATACGCCAATGACAACTTTGAACATCTTAAATATAATGGCAATTCGTCAGTTTCCACCAGTAGTGCATTAGTAGGAGTTGTTTTAATTGCACTAACACTAAGTCTTAGAGCTCTGAACTGTATTCTGTCTAATTTTCCCAAAACACTCTTGGCTGCTGCTCCATACACCATACACCCATAATCAATACATGATCGTATTAAGGCCCTATAGATGTCCAGTTATGATTGTTTATCTGCTCCCCATTCAATACCAGAACATGATCTCATGAGATTCAgtacttttttacattttgtttcaatatGTTTAACATGAGTTCTCCATATACATTTCTCATCAAACCATAACCCTAGATATTTGAACTCTGTTACCCTTTCCATACATTGCCCATACAATTTAAGCTGCATATTATTTATCCTTCTCTTTCTGGTAAAGAACATGTAGCATGACTTTGCAACTGACATCTTAAATCCCCAGTCATACGACCATCTTTCAACATTCAATATAGCACCCTGAATGCTATTAGTCACATGTCTAatatttttccctcttttccatATAGCCCCATCATCTGCATAAAGCGATGACCCAATATCTGTAccaacattcataaaaatatcatttatcATAATGTTAAACAGAATAGGGCTAATAGCACTACCTTGTGGAATACCATTTACAATATCAAAATCATCTGAAACAGCATCTCCAACTTTAACACGGCATGTCCGACTAAACAGGAAATCTAAGACCCAGTTGTATAGCCTTCCGCCAATAcccattttatgcattttaatcaaTAGTCCTTCTCTCCACATGGAATCATAAGGTTTCTCAATATCAAAATACACTATAGCCATGACCTCTTTCATACTAATTGCTTTTTCTGCCTCATTACTAACTTTCACTAAAGCATCCAGTGTAGATCTACCTTTGCGGAATCCACTTTCACATGAGTTTAGCAATCCTCTTTGTTCTAAACAGTATAACAATCTACGAACAATTATCTTTTCCATCCATTTACACAAGTGAGATTTCAACCCTATAGGCCTGCAGTTTCCTGCATTAGCTGGGTCTTTGCCAGGCTTACCAAAAGGTAGAATCATAGCACTTTTCCAACCACAAGGCATTACAccacagtgggtagggaactagacttgtaaccgaaaggtcgcaggttcgattcccgggtaggacactgccgttgtacccttgagcaaggtacttaaccgaaattgcttcagtatatatccagctgtataaatggatacaatgtaaaatgctatgtaaaagttgtgtaagtcgctctggataagagcgtctgctaaaaatgcctgtaatgtaatgtaatgtaaccttcTCTCCATATCTTATTAAACAGGTTCAATATGACTTTCAAGACTTCATCTGGTAATTGTCtaaacatagcatagcataattGGTCTTGTCCTGGATATCCACTTCCCTCCAAGGCCATTTTCAActcatgtaatgtaaattcCATGTCAAGTGATGATCCATCGCTATCTTTTTctttgttacatcagcatttgcTCTTAAAATTTCACCTTTTCGTTGTTTATGTATCTCATCTAAATGACTTACACTATGTACACTTGCAAACTTCTTACCCAATAGTTCAGCCTTTTCCTTATTTGTAATTGCCAGATATTCTCCATCTATCAACACTGGGATTTTaacagattttcttttcaaactCATCTTTTTAATCATTGACTAAATGTCACCCAAATCTATTCTTATGCCAATGGACGAGCAGAATTGCCTCCATGCATTCTTCTCGGATGATTTAATAATTTTCCGTGCCACAGCTCTCTTCCTTTGATAATCAATCAGGTTATCCTGACTCAAATGATTTCTTAATATTCTGAATGCATGTTTCAGTCCAGTCTTCTCAGCCTTCTGACGGTTATGGCCAGATGGCGGCAAGTTGCCTGGACTAATATGGTGGCGACGTCGACGTACGATCCAGCGGCCAATGCGGCGTCTacgtatgtctgtgtctgttcgTCATATGTACCCATAATGCATCACAGCTCGAATGTCAGCTGATCTGTTTGAGGTTTCTGCTTGAAGGGGAAATATCTACACTGTGCATAAGAAAAATGAATCGTTCGTTGACGTCGGTACTTGTTTTTTGTGCCGCTTTTACAGCAGGTTagttaattaatcaaattttgcATCGATAATCCGGATAGTGTCCGATAAGTGAGCATTGGCTAACAAGTTGGCCTGTGCGATGGGTTGATGATGGCGATGAACTAGCTTGAGCTACTGTCACTGACAGAAGGCAGAGAAGCGCTCACAACCTTCGCGTTTGCCCATAATTTAAGGTAGCAAGATAGAAAACGTTTGGTATTGCTCGCTGGTTAGATGACTGTGTAGagctaaaatgtgaaatttagaAAGACGGGCAGGACATCGTTCCACGTTTTAGCTTGTTAACGTTAATTATAGCTAGCAACTATTTTTTGCATTGACTAGTTAGCTAGTTGGTTATGTATTTTGGGAGTGGTTGGCCGAGAAGTCTAGCcatttgttaaaatgtgtcactgtctgcGTAGCTATATTACGTCTCATAATTCGATAACTAGTAGTATAGTGGAGTTCGCATGTCATTGGTTTTTACTGCGTcgatgc is a window from the Anguilla anguilla isolate fAngAng1 chromosome 3, fAngAng1.pri, whole genome shotgun sequence genome containing:
- the LOC118222728 gene encoding LOW QUALITY PROTEIN: THAP domain-containing protein 2-like (The sequence of the model RefSeq protein was modified relative to this genomic sequence to represent the inferred CDS: deleted 2 bases in 1 codon; substituted 1 base at 1 genomic stop codon), with the protein product MGRRAWGCTICRTIQTRSRGITFHRFPKEKELRRQWEVVVRREGFSASESSLLCSEHFKPEDFDRTGQIPVRITDGTKPSVFSFPTHLKRPVATRTTQASRKAEESLSADCSLHFQETEPLPNDHYYALPAPVTGQKARLGEASARVXSLEREMRNAKDRERRAKNTMHDLLEDLRGKNLINEELKERLDFN